Proteins found in one Exiguobacterium sp. 9-2 genomic segment:
- a CDS encoding suppressor of fused domain protein translates to MNYLDHLEKHCGEFSEAFPIEELEQKNVQILKFKDAPFKETYTIASFGLLFHPLQMEDGSLMHQEIMMSAEQPDVQDEIIFLLWQLAEYAMRTGHAFDAAEYYPLPEGIFEKYQFSSVYVTSPVYFDESFCLFETDSNVGNEPDTVLPVLFVPIFESEEKYIEKHGADRFENLLFETDELVDFNRKPLV, encoded by the coding sequence ATGAACTATCTTGATCATTTAGAAAAGCATTGTGGAGAATTTTCGGAAGCATTTCCAATCGAGGAACTTGAACAAAAGAACGTCCAAATCTTGAAATTCAAAGATGCACCATTCAAGGAAACCTATACGATTGCATCCTTTGGATTACTTTTTCATCCACTCCAAATGGAAGATGGTTCACTGATGCATCAAGAAATAATGATGTCAGCGGAACAACCAGACGTTCAGGATGAGATCATTTTTCTACTCTGGCAATTGGCTGAATACGCGATGAGAACAGGACATGCATTTGATGCAGCAGAATACTATCCACTCCCTGAAGGAATATTTGAAAAGTATCAGTTCTCATCTGTTTATGTTACAAGTCCTGTGTACTTTGATGAATCTTTCTGCCTATTTGAAACAGATTCTAATGTTGGGAACGAGCCTGACACAGTATTGCCAGTATTGTTCGTACCGATTTTTGAATCTGAGGAAAAATATATTGAAAAACACGGAGCGGATCGATTTGAAAATCTTTTATTTGAGACAGATGAGTTAGTAGATTTTAACCGTAAACCACTCGTATAA
- a CDS encoding DUF5412 family protein, producing the protein MRKKLKITGIVVGISLAVYIVWMIYRLFFLVDINVVPKEEYISKSTSPDQAYTVRFYRANGGATVDYAMLGIMENKNGEKRRMYWEYPCREIKEVKWTKDTVTINGTKIKIWSQVYDFREGIYEAD; encoded by the coding sequence GTGAGAAAAAAGCTGAAAATAACTGGAATAGTAGTTGGCATAAGTTTGGCTGTATATATTGTATGGATGATCTATCGACTATTTTTCTTAGTTGATATCAATGTTGTTCCAAAAGAAGAATATATCTCAAAAAGTACATCGCCCGATCAGGCGTATACGGTTCGCTTTTACCGCGCAAATGGTGGTGCGACGGTGGATTATGCAATGCTCGGCATTATGGAAAATAAGAACGGAGAAAAGCGTAGAATGTACTGGGAGTATCCTTGTCGCGAAATAAAAGAAGTGAAGTGGACGAAGGATACGGTGACAATCAATGGCACTAAAATCAAGATATGGAGTCAAGTGTACGACTTCAGAGAGGGCATATACGAAGCAGACTAA
- a CDS encoding DUF624 domain-containing protein has product MNLRHEQNKLFQLLEFTTGLVQLNFIFFITLLPVITIFPALYALTAVTRQWSVHQDYSVFRAYIRFFKEAMQFHFKFGILWTFILLFLLFDFLIIRHLETGQTFLFTSLSIVSLFFLAISVFLFPILSHYDLKKRDALKLALFSLVRYGYILLFSFLLLATLSVLTYQSPLYLLFGFSFVIFLTTKLYLHQLDRVMLES; this is encoded by the coding sequence ATGAACTTAAGACATGAACAAAACAAACTATTCCAGCTACTTGAATTCACTACTGGACTCGTACAGTTGAACTTCATTTTTTTTATCACCCTTTTACCAGTCATCACGATTTTCCCAGCTCTTTATGCACTAACTGCCGTCACAAGACAATGGTCAGTTCATCAAGATTACAGTGTTTTTCGAGCCTACATTCGTTTCTTTAAAGAAGCGATGCAGTTCCATTTTAAATTCGGTATTTTGTGGACCTTCATCTTACTGTTTTTACTTTTTGACTTTTTAATCATTCGCCACTTAGAGACAGGACAGACCTTCTTATTTACGAGTCTTTCAATCGTCAGTCTGTTCTTCTTGGCTATTTCTGTTTTCTTATTTCCGATTCTCTCGCATTACGATTTGAAAAAAAGGGATGCCCTTAAGCTAGCCCTTTTTAGTCTAGTACGCTATGGATACATTTTATTGTTTTCATTTCTTCTACTAGCAACATTGAGTGTCTTAACATATCAATCACCACTTTATTTGCTGTTCGGCTTTTCATTTGTTATTTTTCTTACTACCAAACTGTATTTGCATCAATTGGATCGCGTGATGCTTGAATCTTAA